The Winogradskyella schleiferi genome contains the following window.
AATCTACAGCAAGAATTAGGTTGCTATTAGAATTTGGTATAGTAATTTCTCAGGCTCTTACCGCAGTTTGGTTTTTCAAATTATTTAAAGATAATTATGAATGGGAAGCTTGGACTCTAGGTATATGGGGAATGGTAAATGCTTTAGCTATTATGATAAGTGCAATTTCAATGGCCTCAGCAATAGGCATTGTAAATTCTGATATAAGTGCTATGGAAAATAAAGTTTTACTAATTCAGGTTTTTCAACATATAATTTCTAATGCCTGGGGTATTGGTGGTCTTTTCTTTGGACTTTGGCTGTTTCCTATGGGATACATAGTTATCAAATCTAAAAGAATGCCCATCTGGTTGGGAAGAGTTATTGTTTTAGGTGGTATTGGCTATGTATTAAGTACCTTAATCCACTATGCAGGCATTGATTTTAGCTTCAATGAATATCTTACGCTACCGGCAACCATTGGTGAATTTTGGATGATAGGTTATTTACTAATTTTTGGCATAAGACCTAGCTATAAGTAAAATTAAACAAAAAATGTTAAATAAAAGTTTTGAAAAAGCAAAAGAGCAAAGCAAATTATTAGAAAATGATTTGTATAAGAATCCTCATAAGTATCGCGTATTAACGGGAGATAGACCTACAGGTAATTTGCATCTTGGACACTATTTTGGCTCAATTATAAACCGATTAAAATTACAAAGCTTAGGAATTGAGACTTATATTTTAATTGCAGATTATCAAGTGTTGACAGATAGAAATGTTTTTAATGAAATTTCAAAATTCACCTATGAACTAACTTTGGACTATTTAGCCTGTGGATTAGACCCTGAAAATTATAAAACTCATATTTTTCCACATAGTCATATTCCTGAACTAAATCAACTAACTATTCCATTTCTGACATTAGTTTCCAGTTCAGAATTAAACAAAAATCCAACTGTTA
Protein-coding sequences here:
- a CDS encoding DUF4386 domain-containing protein, with translation MIANTEQKNLIKTARITGLWYLMMAITGTLGFMVFHSQIFVSGNPEQTLTNLVELESTARIRLLLEFGIVISQALTAVWFFKLFKDNYEWEAWTLGIWGMVNALAIMISAISMASAIGIVNSDISAMENKVLLIQVFQHIISNAWGIGGLFFGLWLFPMGYIVIKSKRMPIWLGRVIVLGGIGYVLSTLIHYAGIDFSFNEYLTLPATIGEFWMIGYLLIFGIRPSYK